In Haemophilus parainfluenzae, the sequence CTAAAGAAGAAATGGAACCTGCTTTAATGGATATCCGTCACGCTCAATGGCGTTGGGACTACGCAGCAGCAAGCCACGGTGGCCACATGCACGCACCTGATGTAATGCTTCGCGTATTAGGTTCTGGCATAGACAAAGCTGCGGATGCACGTGCTAAACTTGCAGCAATCTTAACTAAACATGGCGTAAAAACTCCGGTTGAAGTACCAGATATTTCTACAGCTGATAAAGCATGGAAAGTAATGGGTATTGATATCGAGAAAGAACGTCAAGCGAAAAAAGAATTCTTAGAAACTGTTGTACCTCAATGGGTAAAAGAAGCGAAAGCCAATGGCAAATTAGCTGAAGATACCGCAACAAAACAATAAAAAAAGAACCGCACTTTGTAACTAAAGTGTCGAAGTGCGGTCATTTTTAACCATATATTTGAGGTAATCAGAATGAATTTAACTTCTTTAATCAGCAAATCGGCAAAATCCCTTGCATTGCTTGCAATGCTTGCGGCAATGCCAATGGCTGCAAGTGCGGAAGAGATGGCAAAAACACCTGCCTCTCAACTTACTTACGAGCCACAAATGGATAACCAACGTGATCCAAACCAATATTGTGCAAAATGTCACAAATTTGACCAAGTTGATAAAAACCAAACTTTAGATCAATCTGGTGGTGAATTACACTTTGGTAAATTCCATGGCGCACACTTAAATCAAAAAAGCCCTAACACAGGTAAACCGATTAACTGTGTAAACTGTCACGGTAATATTTCGGAAGATCACCGTCGTGGTGCAAAAGATGTGATGCGTTTTGATGGCGATATCTTTGGTGATAAAAAACCAATGTACACAGCACAAGAACAAAACCAAGTTTGTTTTGCTTGTCACCAACCAGCAAAACTTCGTGAAAAACTTTGGGCGCACGATGTTCACGCAATGAAATTGCCTTGTGCAAGCTGCCACACATTACACCCGAAAGATGATGCGATGAAAGGTATTCAACCGAAAAATCGTGTGAAACTTTGTGTAGATTGCCACGGCGAACAACAAAAACGCAAAGCGGCAAAAGACGCACAATCACAAACGCAATCAACCGAACAAAAGGATAAATAATGACAGCTTGTTCACGCCGAAACTTTGTTTCCGGCATGGGGGCATTAATCCTTATGACGGGGACATCAGTTACCTCTTTAGCGAAAGAGGAAAAGGCGGATAAACCGAAACGCTATGCAATGGTACACGACGAAACAGCTTGTATCGGCTGTACCGCTTGTATGGATGCTTGTCGTGAAACTAACCACGTTCCTAAAGGCGTTTCACGTTTGGAAATTCTCCGTAGTGAACCTTATGGCGAATTCCCAAATCAAGAATACGAGTTTTTCCGTCAATCTTGCCAACATTGTACAAACGCCCCTTGTGTGGCTGTTTGTCCAACCGGTGCATCATTTATTGATCCTGAAACAGGTATCGTTGATGTAACTAAAGATCTTTGCGTGGGTTGCCAATACTGTATCGCAGTTTGTCCTTATCGCGTACGTTTCATTCATCCAGAGCATCTTACTGCGGATAAATGTAACTTCTGTCGCGATACAAACTTAGCAGCTGGCAAACAACCTGCTTGTGTAGAAGCTTGTCCAACCAAAGCATTAACCTTTGGTGATATGAATGACCCAAGCAGCGAAGTGTCCCGCAAAGTGAAAGAAAAACCGGTTTATCGCACGAAAGTGGAATTAGGTACTCAACCAAATCTCTACCATATTCCATTCCAACACGGGGAGCCAAGAAGATGACATTAGATTATCCTGTTCCGTTTCACACACCTAATTTGGTGTGGGATTCAACAATCGCTATCTATTTGTTCTTACTTGGTATTTCTTCCGGTGCGGTACAATTAGCGATTGCTTATAAACGTAGTCACAAATTAGAAAATCCTAGCAAAAACTGGATTATCAGAGCAGCCGCCTTTTTAGGTTCTGTGCCAACATTAATCGGTTTAACCCTGTTAATTTTCCACTTGGCACGTCCTTGGACATTCTGGAAATTGATGTTTAACTATCAATTTAACTCTGTAATGTCTATGGGGGTAATGTTATTCCAAGTTTATATGCTGTTCTTGGTATGTTGGTGTGCGGTTATCTTCAAAGAAGATATCATGGCGTTCATTCAACGTTTTATGCCAAAACTTGGTTTCGTCGGTAAAATTATCAATGTATTAGAACGTTTAACTGGTCCTGTAGAAGTCATTCTCTTCATCTTAGCTGCTGTACTAGGGGCTTATACCGGTTTCTTACTTTCAGCATTGATTAGTTACCCAATGTTAAATAACCCTGTTCTACCAGCGTTATTCTTGGCTTCAGGTACCTCTTCTGGTATCGCTGCAACCTTCTTATTTATCCTCATTGCAGGTAAATTAAAAGGTGATAGCCATGAATCACACTTCATTCATAAATTTGAAGTGCCAATCATGGTAACTGAGCTTGGTTTATTAGTTTGTTTCTTCGTGGGTCTTTATTTTGGTGGTGGCCAAAAAGTGGTTGCCTTACAGAATGCATTATCTGGCTTCTGGGGTGCAGTCTTCTGGATTGGGGTATTCTTAATTGGTATCTTAATTCCACTACTTGCCAACCTTGCCGTAAAAGACAACTTAAAATACAACAAGAACTTTATTATCCTTGTGTCAATCTTCGACTTAATCGGGGTTCTCTGCTTACGTTACTTCATCTTGTATGCAGGACAACTTACCGTTGCGTAAGGATAAACTTCTTATTTAATCAAAAGGCGTATACAATACGCCTTTTGTTTATTTAAAAGACTAAAGTGCGGTTAATTTTACGTATGTTTTTTCATGCTTAAAATTAACCTTATTTTGTCAAATACAACCATTAATACTGAAGAATACTATGCTCCCCGAATTCGGATTTCTCTCATTACTCTTTGCCACCACCGCGGCGCTCTTACTTTCCATCGTGCCGCAAATTGGTATTTGGCGAAATAAACCCACTCTCACTAACACGGCTTGGGGATTAAGTTATTGCTTCGGTATTTTTACGAGCGTTTCCATCGGTATTCTTGCTTACTCTTTTGCGACAGATGACTTCACATTGGAATACGTGGCAGCACATTCCAATTCTCAACTACCGACATTTTTCAAAGTCGCCGCCACCTGGGGCGGACATGAAGGCTCAATTTTATTTTGGCTTTTCACATTAAGTCTTTGGTTAGTGGCTTTTGCCTTTTTCTCTCGCAAAAATGACCGCACTTTTTCTGCACAAACCCTTTCTTTACTCGGCTTAATTTGTCTTGGGTTTGCTATTTTTATTTTGTTCTACTCCAATCCATTTGGACGTGCGTTTCCTGCCCCTTCGGAAGGACGAGATCTCAATCCAATGCTGCAAGATATTGGCTTAATTTTCCATCCGCCACTGTTATATGTGGGTTATGTGGGCTTTGCCGTTAACTTTGCCATGTCCATTTCAGCTTTAATCTTTAATCGTTCTGCACAAGCGATCGCACGTGCTATGCGAGCTTGGGTGCTCGTTTCTTGGTTATTCTTAACCTTAGGGATAGTTCTCGGTGCCTGGTGGGCATATTATGAATTAGGCTGGGGCGGCTGGTGGTTCTGGGACCCAGTAGAAAACGCCTCTCTTATGCCGTGGTTATTAGGTCTTGCTCTTTTACACAGCTTAATGGTGACTGAAAAACAAGGTGCTTTCAGCTATTGGACAACACTCTTCTCCCTACTCGCTTTTGCATTCAGCGTATTAGGCACATTTATTGTCCGTTCAGGTGCATTAACCTCTGTTCATGCTTTTGCTTTAGATAGCTCCCGTGGTTATGTATTATTGCTCATTTTCTTCTTACTAACTGTTGGTTCACTTAGCTTATTTGCCCTACGCACAAATAACAATGAAAGTGCGGTCAAATTCCCGCTCATTTCTAAAACAGGGGCAATTTTAGGCTTAAATATCGTATTGACCGTTGCCACCGTCAGTACCTTCTTAGGCACCTTCTATCCAATGCTTTTCCAAGCCATGAGTTGGGGAAGTATTTCCGTAGGCGCGCCTTACTTTAATAGCATTTTCTTGCCATTACTCACTTTAGTGCTTTTCGCGATGGCGGCGACGCTTTGCTTAGGCTGGTTTCAAGCCGATAAAAAACGCTTTTTCAAACGCTTGTTATTGCTCATTCCAGCAGCAGTGATAGCTTATGGCATGATTTGGAATGCGCTACAAAATGACAGTGCGTTACGTTTCCATTTCTTCGCTTATGTATTACTCACCCTCGCGATTTGGGTATTATTCGTCACCTTATGGCAAAACTGGGTAAAAGTAAGACTTGCCTATTTCGGGATGATTCTCGCACACTGCGGCGTAGCTATTGCCTCAATGGGCGCCGTGATGAGTAGTTACTTTGGCAGTGAATTAGGTGTACGACTCGCGCCACAACAAAGCCAACAATTAGGTCAATTTGAATTCCACTACGATCGTTTTTCCAATGAAATAGGGCCAAACTTTACCGCCGAAGTCGCTTTCTTTAGCGTGTCAGAACAAGGCAAACCTTACGCTGAAATTGTACCGGAACGCCGCTATTATGATGTTCGCACCATGACCATGAGTGAAGTAGGCTTAGATGCAGGCTTTTGGGGCGATTTATATATTGTTATGGGCGATAACTTAGGCAAAGGTGAATTCACATTCCGCTTACATTACAAGCCGCTTATTCGCTGGTTATGGCTCGGAGGCATTTTAATGGCACTTGGCGCATTATGTTCAGCCATCAATTTGAAGAGAAAACGTGATGAATAAAAAGTTTATTTTGTTTTTACCACTGATTTTGTTGTTGAGTATTTGTTTACTGCTTTTTATTGGCTTACACAAAGACCCAAAACAAATTGCCTCCGCGCTCATTGATAAGCCTGTGCCGGAATTCTATCAAGCGAATTTGCTTGAACCGAGTCAAATTGTCAGCCCGAGAGATTTTCCAAAGAAACCTTTCCTACTCAACGTGTGGGGAAGTTGGTGTGGCTATTGCCAACAAGAACACCCTCTTTTGATGGAAATTTCAAAAGAAGTGCCCATTGTTGGAATCGACTATCGTGACAAACCTCAAAACGGTATTGCGATGCTCGAACGTATGGGCAATCCGTTCATACTCACTATTGACGATAGCCGTGGTGAATTTGCGATGCAATTAGGCGTAGATGGCGCACCAGAAACCTATATTGTCGATGAGCACGGCATGATCCGTTATCGTCATTCAGGCTATATGGATCGAGAAACATGGCTCACTGAGATCAAACCAAAACTTGATGAATTAACTAAAAAGTAAAATGAAAAAATTAACCCGATTTCTGACCGCACTTTTACTGACGTTTACCCTTTTTGCTCACGCAGAAATGGTCGACACCTATGCGTTTAAAAACCAAGCCGATCGTACTCGTGCTGTTGAACTGGCAAAATCCTTACGTTGCCCACAATGTCAGAATCAAAACTTAGTTGAGTCTAATTCGCCGATTGCTTATGACTTACGTATTGAAGTCTATAAAATGGTGGATGAAGGAAAAACGAATCAGCAAATTATCGACACGATGACAGCTCGTTTCGGTAATTTCGTGAACTATAAGCCACCTTTTCAATGGAATACGGCACTACTCTGGCTATTGCCTATTTTGTTATTAATTGGTGCTTTTGCGTTAATTTTATTTTCTACTAAAAAATCAGAAAGCGAGCCAAAACAACTCGCAAATCAACCTCATACTGCCCCTAAAGAAGAAAAAAGTGCGGTCAAATTTGAAACCAAATCCGCGATTTGGGTCTTTGCAATCTTATTGATTCTTCCTTTAAGTTATTACTTCTCCCTTGATCGTTTTGAGCGTGTTCAACAAGGTGAAAAAGAGATGCTTGAGCTTGCCAACAAAAAAGCAGATACATCAATGGTGCATCAAAAAGAAGATATGGTGCTCAAAATTCAAAATAAAATTCGAGAAGATGTGAATAACTCTGAGCTTTGGGCTCAGCTAGGTGATGCCTATATGCAAAATGATGAATTTGATCATGCACTCATCGCCTATAGCAATGCAGAAAAAATTTCAGGCACAACACCGGCTATTTTAGGCTTAAAAGCAACCGCACTTTATTATCAAGCAGGTCAAAATATCACACCACAAATCCAGCAAATAATGGATGAGGCGTTAAAACAAGATAAACATGAAATATCAGTGATAACATTATTGGCGACTGAAGCCTTTAAAAATCATGAAGCTGAAAAAGCCAAAGCTTATTGGCAGCAATTATTAGATTCAGGTAATGCTGCCGTGGATCGCCGAACTGTCATCCAACGAATCAAAATGATAGACTATTTTGAAAAAGGGCAAGCATCACAATAAATTATGAGTCGCTATTCAGAAAATATCATTATTGGAGCCGGTGCCGCCGGCTTATTTTGTGCCGCCCAGTTAGGCAAACTGGGCAAACAAGCCACTATTTTTGATAATGGTAAGAAAATTGGCCGAAAAATTTTAATGTCTGGCGGTGGATTCTGTAATTTCACCAATATGGAAATTACGTCTGGCCGTTATATCAGCCAGAACAAACACTTCGTCAAATCCGCCTTAAAACGTTATACACAATGGGATTTTATTGCTTTAGTCGCTGAGTATGGCATTCCTTACCACGAAAAAGAATTAGGTCAGTTATTTTGTGATAACGGTGCAGAAGATATTGTGAAGATGCTCGGAACGGAATGTGACAAATACGGTGTTCACATTCAACTACGCAGCGAAGTGAGTGATGTTGAAGCGGTTGAAAATAACCCTAAAGTACGGTTTAAATTAAAGGTAAATGCGATTGAATGGCAATGCCAGAATTTAATTATCGCCACAGGTGGGCTCTCCATGCCTGGCTTGGGCGCCTCGCCTTTTGGCTATCAAATTGCAGAACAGTTTGGATTAAATGTGATTCCTCCGCGTGCAAGCCTTGTGCCATTCACATGGCGAGAAAGTGACAAATTCTACTCGGCACTCTCTGGCGTTTCATTAGATGTGGCTGCAACGAATCAGCACAAAACCTTTACTCATCAAATGTTATTCACCCATCGTGGTTTATCAGGCCCTGCTATTTTACAAATATCCAATTATTGGCAACCGGGTGAGAGCATTCATTTAGATTTATTACCTTATAACGATATTCGTCATCACCTAGATGAGATGCGTCAATCTTCGCCGAAATTGCAGCTTAAAACCGTATTAAGTCGCTTATTGCCGAAAAAATTAGTCGAACTTTGGTTAGAACAAGGCTTGATTCAAGATGAAGTGATCGCAAACGTGAGTAAAGTGCGGTTAGAAAAGTTAGAGAATTTAATCCACAACTGGCAATTTATTCCTAATGGTACTGAGGGCTACCGAACGGCTGAAGTCACAATGGGGGGCGTTGATACTCATGAGATTTCATCCAAAACCATGGAGGCGACAAAGATTAAAGGTCTCTATTTTATCGGTGAGGTGTTGGATGTTGTCGGCTGGTTAGGTGGCTACAACTTCCAATGGGCATGGAGTTCTGCAGCCGTTTGTGCGATGGGAATTGCTGAAAGTTAAGTCCCTCTCTACATTTAAAAGACAAAAAGCCGATGTTCACGCATCAGCTTTTTTTGTTGTTTAGGACTTAAGGATTAGCGATTTTTAAAATGATATCTTCAATTTTTTTCGCAAAACATGTCGAATTTTCTAAATGAGCATTATGTCCAGCATAAGGGATAAGCGTTAAATCAAGTTGATTATCCTCTGCCATTTGACGAAACTTTTGATCTCGCTCACCGCAAAAATAGAAAAATGGCAGCAAACTTGACCGCACTTTCTCTCGAAAATCAGGCTGTTTGGCAAGGCTAGTTGCTAATAACATCTTACCAATATTTTCCCCGAAATTGGCTTTTCGCTTTTCAATTAAGGACTTACGTTGCTGTTCATTTAAATGAGAAAACACAGGCTGTTGATACCAATCTTCTAGCACGGTTTCAGGGTTTTCATGGAAAAAACGCTCAGCCCACATTTTGTCATTAACTAAACGGCTTTGTTTTTCTTGCTCAGACTGCAAACCTAAATTCGCCCCTTCTAAAATCACTGCTTGTAAATTGCCTCTTTGCACTTGAGCATGTAGTGCATAATATTGTGCGATTCGCCCACCAAGTGAATAACCTATAAGGATATAAGGTTCATCTTTTATGAGACTTTGTATTTGGCTTTCAAGAAATTGAGCCGTTTGCTCAAAATCTTCAACCGCTACAGCTTTATTCTCTCCATGAAACGGTAAATCGAGAGAGAGACAACGAAAGTGCGGTAGATTTTCGATGACTTTTTGCCAGTCCGATTTTGTACCAAGTAAGCCGTGAAGGAAGATAAGATTGGTCATGATTTGTACGGAATACATAAAATTTAGGTCAGGTTGGGCCAGACCATATAGTAAAATTCATTAACCCTATGGCTTATCAATAATATCCACATCTGAAAAGGTTTCATTATTTATAACGATATCATTTGGGTCACTGCAACCATCGATCAAACCATATTCACTTGAATTCACAATTTTTCCATCACGGAAATAAAAAATGTGTTCTTGCCAGCCTGTATAGCCACCATAGCTATTTTTCGCATTCACTCTGGCACAAACAATGTAGTATTTTAAGAAAGCTGCAGGGCTATAAGTTTCTGTTTCTGCATCATAGCGTCTGCTTGTAATTCGTAAGAATTTTTTTGGTTTACTAAAGCCATCAAGCATTAAAGAATTAGGATCAATTAAAGTACGAGCTAAATGCTGGCGAATGGCTTTTTCGTAATTTTTCGGATAGCTACCATAATCCATATTACGCACATCGTTCATGGTGATTTTGGTGCTTTCCTCATAAGCGATACAACCCGTTAATAGGCTCGTTACTAATGCAGCAAAAATTGCTTTGTAAGCATGTTTCTTAAGCATACTCATCTCCTTTATTTATAAATGAATGAATTTTAGTTAGCATAAAGGTGCTAACTACTCCCCTATCACCGCATGACTAATTTGATCAATCAAACGTTTGTAAGTTGCACTGCCATCGCTAGGGTTCGTTTTGATTTCAATTAAGGTTGCACGGCGACGCGTGTAAGCCTGTTTTAATACCGCACTTAAATCCGCCCAGGTGTAAGGTAAGGCGTATTTCAAGCCAAACATATTCGCAATTTGTGAGAAATCACCATTATGTGGCAAGCGATAGAATTGTTCTTTTACCTCTTCATCAACCGGCAACATATCAAAGATCGCACCACCATTATTATTGATCACAAAAATAATGGTTGGTTGAGTCACATTCTTAAATAAGGCTAAAGAGTTCAAATCATAAAGCGTGGACGTATCGCCAATCATCGCCACTACAGGTTGATTCGAACCAATACCAATACCCGCAGCGGTTGCTAATAAACCGTCAATTCCGCTTGCACCACGGTTGGTGAAAATTGGATAACCTTCTGGCAATTTCGTTAATGCATCAACCAAGCGCACAAAAAGGCTATTTCCTAAGAACAAAATACCGTTGTAAGGTAAAACACGCTCAATATGATGTGCTAATGAGGCTTCATTAAGATTGCCACCAACTTGTTGTTCGATAAAGGTTGCACAGAATTTTGAAAGCGCAAGTGGCTCGAGTAACCAAGTTTTTTGACGCAATGGCGGATGTGCACGCAACCAATGATGTGCTTTGGCGTTAAAGCGAGTTTGCGTATGGTGATTTGGATCAACTGCATTTTGACTTTGCTCCACCACCCAAAATTCGCCTTGGAACTCCGCTAAGAATTGGTTAATACGTTTACTGATAAAACGAGAACCAAATTGAATCACGATATCAGCTTGAAGTAATTTTTGCTTCACGGTTTGGTTTGCTAGCCAAATATCCGCATAAGGCATGAGCGGTTCAACACCGGATTGAATATCCGTCAGCAAAATCCACCCCATGGTATTTGCCCATGAATTAATACCCATTGCTTGTTCTGGGGTTAATTGCCCTGCGACAATCACACCACGTTTCGTACGCCAGCTATCCCAATTCTCGTGCATAAGCACTTCTTGTTGTAGAAGTTGATGATCAACCCAATTTTTAGGCTGGCTTAACCAACGTTGAATTGGCATTAACCACGGATGGCTGTCAATTTCTTGTTCTTGCGCATTATAAAGTGGCTCAGCAAAAGGCACATTGATATGCACCACGCCTGGTTGTTGTTTTTGTTTATAGCAAGCTTGCTCTAACGTAGAAATTAACCATTTCGCCGCATAATCTACTTGAGGTTTCGGTAGATTTACGCTTGCTACTGGATAATCTGCAAACATATTTTGTTGCACGATCGCTTGATTCGCACCACATTCCCATAATTCAGGTGGACGATCAGCGGTAAGAATAATTAAATTCACGCCTGTTTGGCGAGCTTCAATAATCGCGGGATATAAATTTGCAGCAGCAGTCCCTGAAGTTACAATCACGGCAACAGGTGCTTGCGTAGATTTCGCAATCCCCAAGGCAAAAAAGCCTAATCCACGTTCATCAAAATGACTATGACACGTTGCTCGAGAGGCATTTTGTAAACGCACAGCTTCTAGCGTTAAAGGTGTTGATCGTGAACCAGGCGCAATACAAAAGTGACTGACCCCTTGGCGAACCAAGGTTTCTAAGATCACCTTTGACCAACAACGATTAAATACGCTTACAGACATTCTTCTTATTCTCCGTTATTCTCTGCAAACAGGGAAATGAGCCCTGCCGCTTTACGTTCAATTTCCAACCACTCTTCTACAGGTTGTGAGCCTTCTACAATACCGGCTCCAGCAAATACACGCACTTGATTTTCTCCAATAAAAGCCGAACGAATGGTGACACAAAATTCCGAGAGATTTTGGGTCATCAAGCCTAACGTTCCGGCATACCAACGACGATCAAAAGTTTCAATTTCAGCCAAGGCTTTCTTCGCTTGTTGTTGCGGTAAGCCTGACACTGCAGCCGTTGGATGGATCGCTTTCAGCAAATCGGCATCCGTACAAAGTGCGGTCAATTTTGCCTGCATTTTTCGAATCAAATGTTGCACTTTTCGTAATGGCTTTAATGCGACATCATCAACGGTAATTTGTTCCACTAAGTGACTGATATTTTGTGAAATATCCTCAACCACCAACCAGTTTTCATTGAGGTTTTTTTCATCATTTAACAGCCAATTTGCTCGTTCATCATTTTCAAGTGGATTATCGCTAACAGGTGCGGTACCCGCAAGGGCTTCTGTAAATAACAGACGATTATCTCGTGCAAATAAGCGTTCTGGCGTCGAACCCACAAAACAGTTTTGGGCGTTATCTGCCCATAGAAAATGGTAACAACCGCTATTTCTGGCTTGGCTTGCAGCAAGAAAATCTTTTCCGTTTAATTCGCCATGAATGCGAAACACCGTTTCATTTGCTAAGACAAGCTTGGTTAATTCCCCTTGTCGAATTCGAGTGAGCGCTTGATTGACCCAATCACACCACGTGTCTTGATTCGCTTTTGGCGCTACACTTTCGATGGTTAATTGATTGAGCGGTAAAAGTGCGGTCATTTTTTTAAATGAATTCAACATCACTTTTGCTGAATCAAGCTCATTTGTTTCAACAAAAACTGAAACTACGGTCTCACCATTTTGCTGTTCAATTAAAACTTGCGGCAAAATAAACTGACTTTCACCTTGGAACTGTAAACCGCCCACTAAAGGAAAATCATGCTCTTGAATAAATTGCTGTGCCAAATTCACATCTGAAAATGACCGCACTTTACCCACGGCAGCGACGGTTTTAGCTTCATCACGAAAACGCAAATAAAATTGCGGATAGACTGACTGCCCTTTCATCCACGCCAAAAGATCAACATCCGATTCCACCTTCGTTTGAAGATGTACAATAGATGCTTGCGGATCCGTTGTCGCCAAAGCGTCAAATTGGCGAATTAGCGCAGATTTAGCTTGTTCTAAAGGGCCCATGAAAAATAATAAAATACACAAAAAATTAGCCCATATTCTACCGCACTTTAATACATTCAAAAAATTTTTTTATTAAATCTTTTCAAGATAAGAATTTAAGCGTAAATTAGACGTAATTTTTGAATGAAAATCTAATTATCATAGGATGTTATTAATGCGCTCATTTCCAAAATCAGACAAATTAGAACACGTTTGCTACGATATTCGCGGACCGGTTCACAAAGAAGCTTTACGCTTAGAAGAAGAAGGCAACAAAATCTTAAAATTAAATATCGGCAACCCGGCCCCATTTGGC encodes:
- the menD gene encoding 2-succinyl-5-enolpyruvyl-6-hydroxy-3-cyclohexene-1-carboxylic-acid synthase, which encodes MSVSVFNRCWSKVILETLVRQGVSHFCIAPGSRSTPLTLEAVRLQNASRATCHSHFDERGLGFFALGIAKSTQAPVAVIVTSGTAAANLYPAIIEARQTGVNLIILTADRPPELWECGANQAIVQQNMFADYPVASVNLPKPQVDYAAKWLISTLEQACYKQKQQPGVVHINVPFAEPLYNAQEQEIDSHPWLMPIQRWLSQPKNWVDHQLLQQEVLMHENWDSWRTKRGVIVAGQLTPEQAMGINSWANTMGWILLTDIQSGVEPLMPYADIWLANQTVKQKLLQADIVIQFGSRFISKRINQFLAEFQGEFWVVEQSQNAVDPNHHTQTRFNAKAHHWLRAHPPLRQKTWLLEPLALSKFCATFIEQQVGGNLNEASLAHHIERVLPYNGILFLGNSLFVRLVDALTKLPEGYPIFTNRGASGIDGLLATAAGIGIGSNQPVVAMIGDTSTLYDLNSLALFKNVTQPTIIFVINNNGGAIFDMLPVDEEVKEQFYRLPHNGDFSQIANMFGLKYALPYTWADLSAVLKQAYTRRRATLIEIKTNPSDGSATYKRLIDQISHAVIGE
- a CDS encoding isochorismate synthase; translated protein: MGPLEQAKSALIRQFDALATTDPQASIVHLQTKVESDVDLLAWMKGQSVYPQFYLRFRDEAKTVAAVGKVRSFSDVNLAQQFIQEHDFPLVGGLQFQGESQFILPQVLIEQQNGETVVSVFVETNELDSAKVMLNSFKKMTALLPLNQLTIESVAPKANQDTWCDWVNQALTRIRQGELTKLVLANETVFRIHGELNGKDFLAASQARNSGCYHFLWADNAQNCFVGSTPERLFARDNRLLFTEALAGTAPVSDNPLENDERANWLLNDEKNLNENWLVVEDISQNISHLVEQITVDDVALKPLRKVQHLIRKMQAKLTALCTDADLLKAIHPTAAVSGLPQQQAKKALAEIETFDRRWYAGTLGLMTQNLSEFCVTIRSAFIGENQVRVFAGAGIVEGSQPVEEWLEIERKAAGLISLFAENNGE